A single window of Nicotiana sylvestris chromosome 3, ASM39365v2, whole genome shotgun sequence DNA harbors:
- the LOC104233071 gene encoding peroxidase 15-like codes for MAHSSSFAVLCILLLAIFSFYESNAQLSANFYSTTCPNVSSIVQNAIQQALQSDARIGASLIRLHFHDCFVNGCDASLLLDNNATANIVSEKDAAPNANSARGFDVVDNIKSAVESSCPGVVSCADILALAAEASVSLAGGPSWNVSLGRRDSRTANQGGANTSIPSPFEGLSNITAKFSAVGLNVTDLVALSGAHTFGRAQCRVFSARLNNFNGTGNPDPTLNTTYLANLRQICPQNGNATALANLDPTTSDSFDNNYFTNLQNNQGLLQSDQELFSTAGAATVSIVNTFSSNQNTFFQSFVQSMITMGNISPLTGTNGEIRSDCKRVN; via the exons atggctcattcttcttcttttgccGTTTTATGCATTTTACTACTAGCAATTTTCAGTTTCTATGAATCAAATGCTCAATTGAGTGCTAATTTTTACTCAACTACATGTCCAAATGTTTCAAGCATTGTGCAAAATGCTATTCAGCAAGCTTTGCAGTCTGATGCTCGTATTGGGGCTAGCCTCATTCGTCTCCATTTCCATGATTGCTTTGTCAAC GGATGTGATGCTTCGCTTTTGTTGGATAATAATGCAACAGCAAATATAGTAAGTGAGAAAGATGCAGCGCCTAATGCTAATTCCGCaagaggtttcgatgttgttgaCAACATCAAATCTGCTGTTGAGAGTTCTTGCCCTGGTGTTGTATCCTGTGCTGACATTCTTGCTCTTGCTGCAGAAGCCTCAGTTTCTTTG GCAGGTGGTCCTTCGTGGAATGTTTCATTAGGGAGAAGAGACAGCAGAACAGCAAACCAGGGAGGAGCCAATACTTCTATTCCTTCTCCTTTTGAAGGCTTAAGCAACATTACAGCAAAGTTTTCTGCTGTTGGCCTTAACGTTACCGATCTAGTTGCCTTATCTG GTGCACACACATTTGGACGTGCCCAATGTCGCGTATTCAGTGCCCGCCTTAACAATTTTAATGGCACAGGAAATCCTGACCCAACCTTAAACACAACTTATTTGGCCAACCtaaggcaaatatgtcctcaaaATGGAAATGCCACAGCCTTGGCTAACCTTGATCCTACAACCTCGGATAGTTTTGACaataattatttcacaaatttgCAGAATAATCAAGGGCTTCTGCAATCAGATCAAGAATTATTCTCCACAGCTGGTGCAGCAactgtctcaattgtcaacacaTTTAGCAGTAACCAAAATACATTTTTTCAAAGCTTCGTTCAGTCAATGATTACTATGGGAAATATTAGCCCATTAACTGGGACAAATGGAGAGATTCGTTCAGATTGTAAAAGAGTCAATTGA